One Panulirus ornatus isolate Po-2019 chromosome 1, ASM3632096v1, whole genome shotgun sequence genomic region harbors:
- the LOC139752651 gene encoding LOW QUALITY PROTEIN: solute carrier family 46 member 2-like (The sequence of the model RefSeq protein was modified relative to this genomic sequence to represent the inferred CDS: deleted 1 base in 1 codon): MAEGVVAGLMGVLRTITVEPVMLVDGACKEAMLLFIENVQMNKICSVNLGLSPEVCDNLSAHPEENVRVQREFSVFTFYNSIILSVLPLIFVLFMGAWSDKYGRKIPMLVTLVGHVMYAGGYLLSNWQTTWPVEVLYLVTLLEALGGTNAGILSSTISYISDICRENQRTSRVSTANSMWFLGGPLGTLIGALIIKYSDYNVALGLVLLSYIGAVVYVVFFIKESHGPFAKKKLRAQGSLKDEPTFEKKDVSVSTMVADFFNWRRVVESFKTAFKKREGNTRTILMAVVFGNMIRRIARGFFMYMFVRRALHWEATDYGYWITYRNLLAALGSLFLVPLLTRMLSFTDPSLVVLGAVSIIGEYVCYGLVMGPPQSFLMWLGPPAGVISNAMVISFKSMSTKLVASKEKGRINAVMAALNGLMPMVGYAAYSPIYYKTVDTFPAAQFFFGAGLNVLIMITFIVVELLRASSSYNAEDLEAAKKDNQGILSILKRRSSVTLKSVARTLSGPGGRHVTVMPQPSWSQQLPTITEIADEKARVLDLPPAAASKSSLGQHTAAAWDMALTAAERSLRSKCTNNINSSLATDNNNWSTMRTKEPKITRDLPRGACNLQVPAGCYVNTLSEAEMTASERTSTTIPLDNEAVRDPGNTPHRTSLTCSRLSLALAPDTDV, from the exons ATGGCGGAAGGCGTTGTGGCCGGACTCATGGGTGTTCTGCGGACCATCACTGTGGAGCCTGTTATGCTCGTCGACGGAGCGTGCAAGGAAGCCATGCTCCTCTTTATAGAGAACGTCCAGATGAACAAAATATGCTCCGTCAACTTAGGACTGTCACCAGAG GTGTGTGACAACCTATCAGCTCACCCGGAGGAGAACGTCCGCGTCCAGAGAGAGTTCTCCGTCTTCACCTTCTACAACAGCATCATCTTGTCGGTGTTGCCCCTCATCTTCGTGCTCTTCATGGGCGCCTGGAGCGATAAATACGGACGCAAG ATTCCGATGTTGGTGACTTTGGTGGGTCACGTGATGTATGCCGGGGGTTACCTGCTCTCCAACTGGCAGACCACCTGGCCTGTGGAAGTGCTGTACCTGGTGACGCTGCTGGAGGCCCTGGGTGGCACCAACGCCGgcatcctctcctccaccatcagctACATCAGCGACATCTGCCGCGAGAACCAACGCACATCTCGCGTCAGCACCGCCAACTCCATGTGGTTCTTAGGTGGCCCGCTGGGCACGCTCATCGGGGCACTAATCATCAAGTACAGCGACTACAACGTGGCTCTGGGCCTCGTGTTGCTCTCCTACATCGGCGCCGTCGTCTACGTCGTCTTCTTCATCAAGGAGAGTCACGGACCCTTCGCCAAGAAGAAGCTACGGGCCCAGGGGTCCTTAAAGGACGAACCCACCTTTGAGAAGAAGGACGTGAGTGTCTCCACTATGGTGGCCGACTTCTTTAACTGGCGACGTGTGGTGGAGTCCTTCAAGACGGCGTTTAAGAAGCGTGAGGGCAACACCCGCACTATCCTCATGGCTGTTGTCTTCGGCAACATGATCCGTCGCATTGCCAGAG ggttCTTCATGTACATGTTCGTACGTCGAGCCCTACACTGGGAGGCCACCGACTACGGCTACTGGATCACCTACCGTAACCTGCTCGCTGCTCTCG GGtctctgttcctggtgcctcTCCTGACGCGGATGTTATCCTTCACGGATCCATCACTAGTGGTACTGGGAGCGGTGTCCATCATAGGAGAGTACGTGTGCTACGGGCTGGTGATGGGGCCACCTCAATCCTTCCTCATGTGGCTGGGGCCACCCGCAGGCGTTATCTCCAACGCTATGGTCATCTCCTTCAAGTCCATGTCCACCAAACTCGTCGCCAGTAAGGAGAAAG GTCGCATCAACGCCGTGATGGCCGCCCTGAACGGCCTGATGCCCATGGTGGGCTACGCAGCCTACTCGCCCATCTACTACAAGACTGTGGACACCTTCCCCGCTGCTCAGTTCTTCTTCGGCGCCGGCCTGAACGTCCTCATCATGATCACCTTCAT TGTGGTGGAGCTGCTGCGAGCCTCATCGTCCTACAACGCTGAGGATCTGGAGGCGGCCAAGAAGGATAACCAAGGAATCCTTAGCATCCTCAAGAGACGCTCCTCCGTAACTCTCAAGTCTGTTGCTCGAACTCTCAGTGGTCCAGGAGGGAGACACGTCACCGTAATGCCTCAGCCTTCATGGAGTCAGCAGCTTCCCACCATCACAGAGATCGCTGACGAGAAGGCACGTGTCTTGGATTTGCCTCCAGCAGCCGCGAGCAAATCATCCCTCGGTCAACACACAGCAGCAGCCTGGGATATGGCTTTAACAGCAGCAGAACGCAGCCTTCGTAGTAAATGCACAAATAATATCAACTCATCTCTTGCTACGGACAACAACAACTGGTCAACGATGAGAACTAAGGAACCGAAGATCACAAGAGACCTGCCACGAGGAGCGTGTAACCTGCAGGTG CCGGCGGGCTGCTACGTCAACACACTGAGTGAAGCGGAGATGACTGCGTCAGAGAGGACGTCGACCACGATCCCTCTGGATAACGAGGCCGTTAGGGACCCCGGCAACACACCACACAGAACAAGCTTGACATGCAGCAGGTTGAGTTTAGCGTTGGCGCCAGACACTGATGTATGA
- the LOC139752539 gene encoding LOW QUALITY PROTEIN: proton-coupled folate transporter-like (The sequence of the model RefSeq protein was modified relative to this genomic sequence to represent the inferred CDS: inserted 1 base in 1 codon): protein MAEGVVARLTGVLRTITVEPVMLVDGACKEAMLLFIENVQMNKICSVNLGLSPEVCDNLSAHPEENVRVQREFSVFTFYNSIILSVLPLIFVLFMGAWSDKYGRKIPMLVTLVGHVMYAGGYLLSNWQTTWPVEVLYLVTLLEALGGTNAGILSSTISYISDISPEKQRTSRVSTANSMWFLGGPLGTLIGALLIKYSDYNVALGLVLLSYIGAVVYVVFIIKESHGPFAKEKLRAQGSLKEEPTSEKKDVSVSTMVADFFNWRRVVESFKTAFKKREGNTRTILMAVICGNMIRRVARGFFMYMFVRRALHWEATDYGYWITYRNLLAALGSLFLVPLLTRTLSFTDASLVVVGAVSIIGEYVCYGLVMGPPQSFLMWLGPPAGIISNAIVIAFKSMSTKLVNSTEKGRINAVMAALNGLMPMVGYAAYSPIYYKTVDTFPAAQFFFGAGLNVLIMITFIVVELMRASSSQNTQDLEAVNRKXNKGILGILKKRSTVTLRSITRTDSGLGEKHITQVFQDPSVASQLPSVTEDLKEKPSSLDLTSPTKENISLGHSADTTNLDPGSAPAKSTLDNNNTEKVDSDCPSEDDREETTVVADKLGTRGVLPGGDCHLEEAGCYVNALSEEEITASERTSGEVSLDETVRNRGTTPHNTSSSLRQV from the exons ATGGCGGAAGGCGTTGTGGCCAGACTCACAGGTGTTCTGCGGACCATCACCGTGGAGCCTGTTATGCTCGTCGACGGAGCGTGCAAGGAAGCCATGCTCCTCTTTATAGAGAACGTCCAGATGAACAAAATATGCTCCGTCAACTTAGGACTGTCACCAGAG GTGTGTGACAACCTTTCAGCTCACCCGGAGGAGAACGTCCGCGTCCAGAGAGAGTTCTCCGTCTTCACCTTCTACAACAGCATCATCTTGTCGGTGTTGCCCCTCATCTTCGTGCTCTTCATGGGCGCCTGGAGCGATAAATACGGACGCAAG atcccgatgctggtgacactggtgggtcaCGTGATGTACGCCGGGGGTTACCTGCTCTCCAACTGGCAGACCACCTGGCCTGTGGAAGTGCTGTACCTGGTGACGCTCTTGGAGGCCCTGGGTGGCACCAACGCCGGCATCCTCTCTTCCACCATCAGCTACATCAGCGACATCAGTCCAGAAAAGCAACGCACATCTCGCGTCAGCACCGCCAACTCCATGTGGTTCTTAGGTGGCCCGCTGGGCACGCTGATCGGGGCGCTACTCATCAAGTACAGCGACTACAACGTGGCTCTGGGCCTCGTGTTGCTCTCCTACATCGGCGCCGTCGTCTacgtcgtcttcatcatcaaggagAGTCACGGACCCTTCGCCAAAGAGAAGCTGCGGGCCCAGGGGTCCTTAAAGGAAGAGCCCACATCGGAGAAGAAGGACGTGAGTGTCTCCACCATGGTGGCCGACTTCTTTAACTGGCGACGTGTGGTGGAGTCCTTCAAGACGGCGTTTAAGAAGCGCGAGGGCAACACCCGCACTATCCTTATGGCCGTCATATGTGGCAACATGATCCGTCGTGTGGCCAGAG ggttCTTCATGTACATGTTCGTACGTCGAGCCCTACACTGGGAGGCCACCGACTACGGCTACTGGATCACCTACCGCAACCTGCTCGCTGCTCTCG GGTCGCTATTCCTGGTGCCTCTCCTGACGCGGACGTTGTCGTTCACGGACgcatccctggtggtggtgggagcggtGTCCATCATAGGAGAGTACGTGTGCTACGGGCTGGTGATGGGGCCACCTCAATCCTTCCTCATGTGGCTGGGTCCACCAGCAGGCATCATTTCCAACGCCATAGTCATCGCTTTCAAGTCCATGTCCACCAAACTGGTCAATAGTACGGAGAAAG GTCGCATCAACGCCGTGATGGCCGCCCTGAACGGCCTGATGCCCATGGTGGGCTACGCAGCCTACTCGCCCATCTACTACAAGACTGTGGACACCTTCCCCGCCGCTCAGTTCTTCTTCGGCGCCGGCCTGAACGTCCTCATCATGATCACCTTCAT AGTGGTGGAGCTGATGCGAGCATCGTCGTCGCAGAACACTCAAGACCTGGAGGCGGTCAATAGGA ACAATAAGGGTATACTTGGCATCCTCAAGAAGCGCTCCACCGTAACTCTCCGCTCCATCACCCGAACTGACAGCGGTTTAGGAGAGAAACATATAACTCAAGTGTTTCAAGACCCTTCTGTGGCTAGCCAGCTTCCTAGTGTCACAGAAGACCTCAAAGAGAAGCCTTCTAGCTTGGATCTGACTTCGCCAACCAAAGAGAATATATCTCTTGGACATTCTGCAGACACGACAAACTTGGATCCGGGTTCAGCACCGGCTAAAAGTACTCTCGACAACAATAATACAGAGAAAGTTGACTCGGATTGTCCCTCGGAGGACGACAGAGAGGAGACAACAGTGGTAGCAGACAAACTGGGTACCAGAGGCGTCCTCCCGGGAGGAGACTGTCACCTGGAGGAAGCGGGCTGCTACGTCAACGCGCTGAGTGAGGAGGAAATCACCGCGTCAGAGAGAACGTCCGGCGAGGTTTCTCTGGATGAGACAGTGAGAAACCGCGgcaccacacctcacaacacgtcCTCCTCATTAAGACAAGTGTAA